ATTATTCGGAAAAAGTTTTGAAATTGGAAATGGGGAAAATATATATATAAAAGGGAGAGTGGATACTATTCTCGACCAAATGCTTGAGAAAAAATTTATTTCTGAGCTCGAATACGAAAGCACCAAAAAAGAGCTTCCTCTCGTAACATTCACTGCTTATAAAGAAAAAATACTTGCTCCTCACTTTGTGTTTTATGTGCGAGATTTTCTCGAAACGGAACTAGCGAAAACCCTCGGAGAAAATACTGCAAAAGATTTGATTGAGAAGGGTGGACTTAAAATCCATACAACTCTTGATATTGAACTCCAAAAAAAAGCGGAAGAACTTGCACAAAAAAATGCAGAGTTTAATGATTCGTTTGGAGTTACTAATATTGCCATGGCTTCTGCAGAGCCGAAAACCGGATATATTCGAACAATTGTGGGCTCGAGAGATTATTTTTTGGAAACGCTGAATGAAGTGCCATTTGATGGAAAAGTGAACATTCTCACACAGCGGAGACAAGCAGGATCATCTTTTAAACCGATCACATACGGAGCAGCTTTTCTTGCAGGACTTTCTCCAGCAACTATTCTTTTTGATGTGGAAACAAAATTCTGGGGTCCTGTTCCTCCTCAAAATTTTGATGGCACATTTCGAGGACCAGTTTCTGTAAGAAAAGCCCTCGGAAATTCCTTGAACATTCCGGCCCTAAAAGCTGGAATCATCGCTGGAACTGGAGTATATGACCTTGCTCAAAAAATTGGTTTTAATCTTCCGTACAATGCTGATTTTTATGGAGCTTCCATTGCTATTGGAACCGCAGAAGTTCGTCCGATTGATATGCTTCAGGCATATACCGTCTTTGCCAATAATGGGAAAAAAATTTCCCTTATTCCCGTATTATGGGTTGAAGACAAGGAAGGAACCGTACTTCTGGATTATCGCGAAAGAGAAAATATGGAATATGAGCAAATACTCGATGAAGAAGACGCTTATCTCGTTACCAATATTCTTTCAGACCCAAATGCTCGCGGTGAAGGATGGAATAATCGGCTTCAACTTCCGGGAAGAAAAAATGCTATTAAAACAGGAACTTCGAATGCAGTTGATTCAAAAACTGGCAAAAAATATCCGAATGATCTCTGGACAATTGGATATACTCCAGATCTCGCCACCGTGGTGTGGGCGGGAAATAACAGAGGCGCAATTTTGAACAATGCTGCAGATGGATATAGTAATGCCGCGAGATTATGGAAAGAATTCATGGAAGCAGCTCTCGAAGGAAAAGCTGTAGAGGACTTTACACGCCCTCCAGGAATTAAAACTATTGCTGTTGATAAATTTTCCGGAAAACTCCCTTCGCCAAATACCCCAGAAAAATTTATTATTACCGAAGTGTTTAATTCAAAAAATGCTCCAACAGAAAGCGGAGACCTTATCAAATTTGTTGATATTGATCGGGTTAGCGGAAAACTTCCTACAGACCAAACTCCAACATCAGCAATCCAAAAAAGAGCGATGCTGAATTTCCATGAAAGCGATCCTGAAAAATATCCAGCATGGGAAGATGGCCTTCAAAAATGGCTTTCTGAAAATGGAAACGTATTTATTGCTTCGCTTGGAGCTGATGATTTTCTTACCTCGATCCCCACAGAATCCGATGACGTCCACTCTCCAGAAACAGCGCAAAAAAAACCAAGCGTTTCCATTGTGAGCCCAATCAATTATGGACTTATTACGCCGCCGACAATTGATGTTCTCCCCGAAATTGCAGCTCCAAACGGACTCAAAAAAGTGGTGTTTCTCTGGGATGGCGAAGAAAAAAAGACACTCATTCGCTCACCGTGGTATACATCTCTTGATATCGGAAATCCAGAAAAAGGATCTTCTCATACTCTTACCGTGCGAGCATTTGATCAGCTCTATTACGAAGATCAGAGCGAAATAAGCGTCAAAATTGGGACTGATGACGCGCCCCCAACTCTTTCATTTCTCTTCCCCACAGACAATGAACAAATTTC
The Candidatus Peregrinibacteria bacterium genome window above contains:
- a CDS encoding transglycosylase domain-containing protein; this encodes MNPFQKKSLFESVKKHEQKSYFRKIKESFHEKGRRFFVSIAVGIFSICLLSAGIFLFWILKDIPDPEKLKYLTLAETSTIYDSEGKTILYNFHGDENRSYVKLDEISPDVISAILAAEDADFYSHPGVDIMGIFRSFYYLLTNGEFRGGGSTLTQQLVKNTLLTPEQTITRKVREIYLSFRIERAFSKNEILELYLNKISFGNNAYGIEQAARTYFEKSAKDLTMAESVVLAALPQAPSRYSPYGQYREVSLTVPEDFFEKNNIRSESDFYALHSEEFPLYSHGLFGKSFEIGNGENIYIKGRVDTILDQMLEKKFISELEYESTKKELPLVTFTAYKEKILAPHFVFYVRDFLETELAKTLGENTAKDLIEKGGLKIHTTLDIELQKKAEELAQKNAEFNDSFGVTNIAMASAEPKTGYIRTIVGSRDYFLETLNEVPFDGKVNILTQRRQAGSSFKPITYGAAFLAGLSPATILFDVETKFWGPVPPQNFDGTFRGPVSVRKALGNSLNIPALKAGIIAGTGVYDLAQKIGFNLPYNADFYGASIAIGTAEVRPIDMLQAYTVFANNGKKISLIPVLWVEDKEGTVLLDYRERENMEYEQILDEEDAYLVTNILSDPNARGEGWNNRLQLPGRKNAIKTGTSNAVDSKTGKKYPNDLWTIGYTPDLATVVWAGNNRGAILNNAADGYSNAARLWKEFMEAALEGKAVEDFTRPPGIKTIAVDKFSGKLPSPNTPEKFIITEVFNSKNAPTESGDLIKFVDIDRVSGKLPTDQTPTSAIQKRAMLNFHESDPEKYPAWEDGLQKWLSENGNVFIASLGADDFLTSIPTESDDVHSPETAQKKPSVSIVSPINYGLITPPTIDVLPEIAAPNGLKKVVFLWDGEEKKTLIRSPWYTSLDIGNPEKGSSHTLTVRAFDQLYYEDQSEISVKIGTDDAPPTLSFLFPTDNEQISGGGVYTFRVSAVDARSAVKKVIFSLDGKKLETVESLPFVVQWNAPNVSENHVLAAKAFDTSGNIAEQTVHFSILPSSQNSTFGILSPENGAEAHVPISVSAGITPEQAKSLEALEIWARREGGRQEVLQSFAGAAIPSSYTFSATFTEKPGKYEIWAKAKLSSGGNEISKKIIITVL